One genomic segment of Salinibacter grassmerensis includes these proteins:
- a CDS encoding TonB-dependent receptor family protein, with protein MQVEMAPVEITATPFRIAGEAPSFAAATRTRTDQDLNATPSLSLEEISTGLPGLSVQSRTHFALGDRITIRGLGWRAQFGVRGVQMLLDGIPLTTADGQSVVHIIDPSFIRSLELIRGPASTFWGNASGGVLSLSTRPSRDARHTVRLKETVGSYGLSKTDLQVTPDLGAHQLSVYSSYLTQSGYRQHSDTRLLRSGFTSNFSLGNDQGVRVIGALQHMPRADSPGSLAKEAARTSPDRARSTIVNFDVGKDVQQGQLGATYYDDTRVGTANATAYGLFRDLRNPIPFNVIDLNRRAGGARLTLEGETPAVEWGVGVSGKLQHDDRKEYTSDGGAPDSLLIDQLETVNNGALFGRLSIPFGRFQIDAGLRYDRLQFEADDRLGGDDGTQTFRTLSPSLGLSYDLGRSRLFANLSTGLEAPTTTELSNRPDGEGGFSDLDAESVVGVESGVTGTWLAQSLSYDLALFYQDVDDVLVPFELPDETTAYRNQGAARHRGAEIAVRWQPTGPLSVRASHSFVDAEFTEGTVEEGTSTTDLDGNDLPGVPSHRFSATLQARTSLTHASLSILSVSKQYGDTQNTATSDGYTTVDLRLSHPGFDVAGGASFTPFLVLNNAFDVRYNDIVVNAFGGRFYEPAAGRHWRAGASLQF; from the coding sequence ATGCAGGTGGAAATGGCGCCGGTGGAAATCACGGCCACTCCTTTCCGCATCGCAGGCGAAGCCCCTTCCTTTGCCGCCGCAACCCGGACCCGGACCGATCAAGACCTCAATGCCACGCCGTCGCTGTCCTTGGAAGAGATCTCCACGGGACTGCCGGGTCTGTCAGTCCAGAGCCGGACGCACTTTGCGCTTGGGGATCGCATTACGATCCGCGGGCTTGGATGGCGAGCCCAATTCGGAGTGCGCGGGGTCCAGATGCTTCTGGATGGAATTCCCCTGACAACGGCGGACGGGCAATCAGTGGTGCATATTATCGATCCGTCATTCATTCGGTCACTGGAGCTGATTCGGGGCCCTGCCTCCACATTTTGGGGCAACGCAAGCGGGGGCGTCCTCTCCCTCTCCACGCGCCCGTCTCGGGATGCCAGGCACACGGTGCGTCTCAAAGAGACCGTCGGGTCCTATGGTTTGTCGAAGACCGACCTGCAGGTAACTCCCGACCTTGGGGCACACCAGCTCAGCGTCTACTCGTCTTATCTAACTCAGTCGGGATACCGCCAACACAGCGACACCCGACTACTCCGCTCTGGCTTCACCAGCAACTTTTCGCTGGGGAACGATCAAGGGGTTCGCGTGATCGGAGCTCTCCAGCACATGCCCCGCGCGGATTCGCCCGGCTCGCTCGCAAAAGAAGCGGCTCGGACATCGCCCGACCGAGCACGATCCACAATCGTGAATTTTGACGTCGGTAAGGATGTCCAGCAAGGACAACTCGGGGCGACCTATTACGACGATACCCGGGTCGGCACGGCAAACGCAACCGCGTACGGGCTCTTCCGCGACCTCCGCAACCCCATTCCCTTCAACGTCATCGACCTGAATCGCCGGGCCGGGGGTGCGCGACTTACGCTCGAAGGCGAAACCCCTGCGGTGGAATGGGGAGTCGGTGTCTCGGGCAAACTGCAGCACGACGATCGAAAAGAATATACCAGTGACGGCGGGGCTCCAGACAGTCTCCTCATCGACCAGCTCGAGACCGTCAATAACGGAGCCCTCTTCGGTCGCCTCTCCATCCCCTTTGGCCGTTTCCAGATCGACGCCGGCCTCCGCTACGACCGTCTTCAGTTCGAGGCTGATGATCGGCTTGGGGGCGACGACGGGACCCAAACTTTTCGCACCCTGAGCCCTTCGCTCGGGCTCTCGTACGACCTCGGGCGATCACGCCTGTTTGCAAACCTGAGCACGGGCCTGGAGGCTCCCACCACGACCGAACTGAGCAATCGTCCGGACGGCGAGGGAGGCTTCAGTGACCTGGACGCCGAGTCCGTAGTGGGCGTAGAGAGCGGCGTCACGGGCACGTGGCTGGCGCAGTCTCTCTCGTACGATCTGGCCCTCTTTTACCAGGACGTGGACGACGTGCTCGTCCCCTTCGAGCTGCCGGACGAGACGACGGCCTACCGCAATCAGGGTGCCGCCCGCCACCGCGGGGCCGAAATCGCGGTCCGCTGGCAACCCACTGGACCACTCTCTGTTCGGGCGAGTCACTCGTTCGTAGACGCCGAATTTACGGAGGGCACCGTGGAGGAGGGCACATCCACCACTGATCTCGATGGCAATGACCTCCCCGGTGTACCTTCTCACCGGTTCTCTGCAACCCTTCAGGCACGCACCTCGCTCACTCACGCCTCCCTGTCCATTCTAAGCGTAAGTAAGCAGTACGGCGATACCCAGAATACCGCGACGAGCGACGGGTATACGACCGTGGACTTACGGCTGAGCCATCCTGGTTTCGACGTGGCGGGCGGGGCTTCCTTTACGCCCTTCCTCGTCCTGAATAACGCTTTCGATGTCCGCTACAACGACATCGTGGTGAACGCCTTCGGGGGACGGTTCTACGAGCCCGCCGCCGGCCGACATTGGCGCGCTGGCGCCTCCTTGCAATTCTGA
- a CDS encoding isoaspartyl peptidase/L-asparaginase family protein → MSLSLHSRQIETRGPLLLVHGGAWDIPDAALELHREGLGAVLEAGTSVLQGGTNALAGVTTATRALEAHGAFNAGYGAMLNQDGEAELDAGIMSGATLDYGSVMGTRHLEHPVVVARRLLERGEGRVRMLAGEGAERFAETTGTDLVPNKTLVHPREQRRHERIRARAEASHPSRSFRPGGVDPSGGDTVGAVMRDGAGTLAAATSTGGTPFKPPGRVGDSPLPGAGFYADAHMAVSTTGWGEAIAAVGLARSVRERVREGASAEAAARTSLSRMHEQVSSPGGEGATGGCIVVTPEEAAVAFTTPRMARGWRGRAEDPHHTVQR, encoded by the coding sequence ATGTCCCTCTCCCTCCACAGTCGGCAGATCGAGACGCGGGGGCCGTTGCTCCTCGTGCACGGGGGGGCGTGGGACATCCCGGACGCTGCGCTTGAGCTGCACCGTGAGGGGCTTGGGGCTGTACTCGAGGCCGGAACCTCTGTACTTCAGGGCGGGACGAATGCCCTGGCGGGCGTTACGACGGCGACGCGAGCGTTAGAGGCTCACGGCGCGTTCAACGCCGGCTACGGGGCGATGCTGAATCAGGACGGGGAGGCGGAGCTGGACGCCGGAATCATGAGCGGGGCGACCCTGGACTATGGGTCCGTCATGGGCACGCGGCACCTGGAGCATCCGGTCGTGGTAGCCCGGCGGCTGCTAGAAAGAGGGGAGGGGCGAGTACGGATGCTGGCGGGCGAGGGGGCGGAGCGGTTTGCGGAAACCACGGGGACGGACCTTGTCCCGAACAAGACGCTGGTCCACCCCCGCGAGCAACGACGTCACGAACGGATCCGGGCACGGGCCGAGGCCAGTCACCCGAGCCGGTCGTTCCGTCCGGGGGGCGTTGACCCGAGCGGAGGCGATACCGTGGGGGCAGTGATGCGGGACGGCGCGGGCACGCTCGCGGCGGCGACCTCCACCGGGGGGACGCCCTTCAAGCCGCCGGGACGGGTGGGCGACTCGCCACTGCCGGGCGCCGGCTTCTACGCGGACGCCCACATGGCAGTCAGCACGACGGGCTGGGGCGAGGCCATCGCGGCCGTGGGGCTGGCCCGCAGTGTGCGGGAGCGCGTCCGAGAAGGCGCCTCCGCCGAAGCGGCTGCGCGCACCTCCTTGTCCCGCATGCACGAGCAGGTCTCCTCTCCAGGCGGAGAGGGGGCCACGGGCGGATGCATCGTGGTGACGCCCGAGGAGGCCGCGGTGGCGTTCACGACACCCCGCATGGCGCGGGGATGGCGGGGCAGGGCAGAAGACCCTCACCACACCGTCCAGCGGTAG
- a CDS encoding peptidoglycan DD-metalloendopeptidase family protein, whose translation MSCSPQPVRLLALLLIVAGGGLACQTGATAPTPTNEPTATFEASMDRYGLPAGRYQIEDGRVGRAETFSDVLDEQGVDYQTILNLAEAARPGFEVTDLRAGRRYRVYVNPWLQQPRYLAYQIDALRYVVFDLRHPDRTYVATRSVTRQWATVSGTVEGSLYETLVGNDGHPLLALRLSEVFAWQIDFFRLRAGDSFRLVYEARAVEGDTVQPGDIVAAHVRHRGEDYYAFRFEAGAGDAEYFNRAGQSLRRQLLKAPLQYSRISSGYTNRRYHPVLKEYRPHRGVDYAAPRGTPVRSVGGGVVQRAGYKGPNGNYVKIRHNGTYTSGYLHLSQISVTSGDRVQQGETIGYVGSTGRSTGPHLDYRLWKHGTPVNPVTLELPPSQPVPLQYQDAFRETVRALLPRLEGASVFARVPSAPEPRWTERTAPAGPQLASR comes from the coding sequence ATGTCCTGTTCACCCCAGCCCGTGCGACTGCTTGCCTTGCTTCTGATCGTTGCTGGAGGGGGGCTTGCCTGTCAGACGGGTGCGACTGCGCCGACCCCGACGAATGAACCAACGGCTACGTTTGAGGCCTCGATGGACCGCTACGGCCTTCCGGCGGGACGGTACCAGATCGAAGATGGACGCGTAGGCCGGGCGGAGACCTTCTCGGACGTGCTGGACGAGCAGGGGGTGGACTATCAGACGATCTTGAACCTTGCGGAGGCGGCCCGACCCGGGTTCGAAGTCACAGACCTCCGGGCCGGGCGCCGGTATCGCGTCTACGTGAACCCCTGGCTTCAACAGCCGCGATACCTGGCGTACCAGATCGATGCACTCCGGTACGTCGTCTTCGACCTCCGGCACCCGGACCGGACCTACGTTGCCACCCGGTCGGTAACCCGTCAGTGGGCTACGGTCTCGGGTACGGTGGAGGGATCGTTGTACGAAACCCTCGTGGGAAACGACGGACACCCGCTCCTCGCCCTGCGGCTGTCGGAGGTGTTTGCCTGGCAGATTGACTTTTTTCGGCTGCGGGCGGGCGACTCGTTCCGCCTCGTGTACGAGGCCCGTGCGGTTGAGGGTGATACGGTGCAGCCCGGAGACATCGTGGCGGCACACGTGCGGCACCGCGGCGAGGACTACTACGCCTTTCGGTTTGAGGCGGGCGCAGGCGACGCTGAGTATTTTAACCGGGCGGGCCAGAGCCTCCGGCGCCAGCTCTTGAAGGCGCCCCTGCAGTATTCCCGCATCAGTTCGGGTTATACGAACCGCCGGTACCACCCCGTTCTGAAGGAGTATCGTCCTCACCGGGGGGTTGACTATGCTGCGCCACGTGGCACCCCAGTGCGATCGGTCGGGGGCGGGGTTGTCCAACGGGCCGGGTACAAGGGGCCCAATGGCAACTACGTCAAGATCCGCCACAACGGCACCTACACCTCCGGCTATCTCCACCTCTCGCAAATCTCCGTGACGTCCGGCGATCGCGTGCAACAGGGCGAGACCATCGGCTATGTGGGAAGCACCGGCCGGTCCACGGGCCCTCATCTTGACTACCGCCTCTGGAAACACGGCACCCCCGTCAACCCGGTCACACTAGAGCTGCCGCCCTCACAGCCGGTCCCTCTGCAATATCAGGACGCGTTTCGGGAGACCGTGCGGGCCCTGCTGCCGCGCCTGGAGGGGGCGTCGGTGTTTGCCCGGGTCCCCTCGGCCCCCGAACCGCGCTGGACGGAGCGCACGGCTCCGGCAGGGCCCCAACTGGCAAGTCGGTAG